The Longimicrobium sp. nucleotide sequence GATGATGCGATTCAGTTCCGGCCCGCCATACCCTCCGCTTTCCTGCGATCGCACCGGCGCCAGCCACACCTTGGCCTTCTTGCTCTCCCGTTCTACATGTACGTGCGGCGGCTCGTTCCCATCCGCCGCGAAGAAGAATATACGATACGGCCCACTCCGAAGAACCGTTGGCATCACCGCCTCCCCGACGTCGAACATTTCTCGGCAACGAATGGGCCAGCTTAGGCCGTCCACTCTGTTCACGCAATAGTCTTGTTGGTGTGCACAAGCTGATTTGTGGTCGTGTTTTGCACGGCCGGTGGCGGGACATGGATGAGGCACTCGGAGGCCGGATGATACCGGCACATTTGGACGGTACCCCTCGCGCGCTCGTACCACTATCTTTCATGGCTGTTACGATGCCTCTGCGATGGACGAAAACGTGGATCGATCCGCTATCCTGGCGCGCGCCGCGGCGTGCGCCTTTTTCGCTGTG carries:
- a CDS encoding DUF4160 domain-containing protein translates to MFDVGEAVMPTVLRSGPYRIFFFAADGNEPPHVHVERESKKAKVWLAPVRSQESGGYGGPELNRIISLIEEHQERLLGAWYDFFND